From Polaribacter butkevichii, a single genomic window includes:
- the pepE gene encoding dipeptidase PepE, whose product MKKMIIASTSTVHGSKYLAYLLPTLKKHFTGVKELLFIPYARPSGISYDEYTAIAKKAFSEINIDVKGIHEFENAKEAVNNASAIFTGGGNTFELVNQLYKNDVLTTLKEVIENGTPYLGTSAGSNICGVNMKNTNDMPIVYPPSFTTLGCINFNINAHYLDPIEGSTHMGETRETRIKEFHVFNETPVLGLREGSWLEVDNDAVFLRGKLTARLFKRNEQPIELISGDLLKF is encoded by the coding sequence ATGAAAAAAATGATTATTGCAAGTACATCTACAGTGCATGGAAGTAAATATTTAGCATATTTATTACCTACTTTAAAGAAGCATTTTACTGGAGTAAAAGAATTGTTATTTATACCGTATGCTAGACCAAGTGGGATTTCTTACGACGAATACACTGCAATAGCTAAAAAAGCCTTTTCAGAGATAAATATTGATGTAAAAGGGATTCATGAATTTGAGAATGCAAAAGAAGCTGTTAATAATGCATCAGCAATTTTTACAGGAGGCGGAAATACGTTTGAATTAGTAAATCAATTGTATAAAAATGATGTTTTAACTACCTTAAAAGAAGTGATTGAAAACGGAACACCTTATTTAGGCACAAGTGCCGGAAGTAATATTTGTGGGGTTAATATGAAAAACACAAATGATATGCCTATTGTGTATCCACCAAGTTTTACCACCTTAGGTTGCATTAATTTTAATATCAATGCCCATTATTTAGATCCTATTGAAGGTTCTACACATATGGGAGAAACCAGAGAAACACGCATTAAAGAATTTCATGTGTTTAATGAAACTCCAGTTTTAGGTTTGCGTGAGGGAAGTTGGTTAGAGGTTGATAATGATGCTGTTTTTTTAAGAGGAAAATTGACTGCTCGTTTGTTTAAAAGAAACGAACAGCCAATTGAATTAATAAGCGGGGATTTATTAAAATTTTAA
- a CDS encoding carboxypeptidase-like regulatory domain-containing protein produces the protein MKQILTFLTLFMCLNFLNAQEKRKIISGKMVLDSLPIVNVHIINQHTKIGTISNDNGIFKIPVRLGDTLFFSHLQYQDKVIIITDKTIVNQKINISLEEKTVVLKEMVLEKQRSIFYQDPEITNYSGPVVNAKKLNLPYANTFAKKDKSIVSFSSGAAISLDNLIGALNGSHRREKQMKEMALEDSELEKIRKHFTDDFFITDLKIKKLYINQFLNDCIDKNIIRIFKRDNKLDVIKLLIKESRLFPHRIMEEDIYLTNH, from the coding sequence ATGAAACAAATACTTACTTTTCTAACTCTTTTTATGTGTCTAAATTTCTTAAACGCACAAGAAAAAAGAAAAATCATATCAGGTAAAATGGTGTTAGATAGTTTGCCTATTGTTAATGTACATATTATCAATCAACATACAAAAATTGGTACAATTAGTAATGATAATGGTATTTTCAAAATTCCTGTTCGTCTTGGTGATACCTTATTTTTCTCACATTTACAATATCAAGACAAAGTTATTATCATCACAGATAAAACAATTGTAAATCAAAAAATAAACATTTCTTTAGAAGAAAAAACGGTTGTTTTAAAAGAGATGGTATTAGAAAAACAACGAAGTATTTTTTATCAAGATCCAGAAATAACAAATTATAGTGGCCCTGTTGTAAATGCAAAGAAATTAAACCTGCCATATGCAAATACTTTTGCCAAAAAAGATAAATCTATCGTTAGTTTTAGTTCTGGAGCTGCCATCAGTTTAGATAATTTAATAGGTGCTTTAAACGGAAGCCACAGAAGAGAAAAACAAATGAAAGAGATGGCGTTAGAAGATAGTGAACTCGAAAAAATTAGAAAACATTTTACGGATGATTTTTTTATTACTGATTTAAAAATCAAGAAACTTTATATCAATCAGTTTTTAAATGATTGTATTGATAAAAATATAATTCGTATTTTTAAAAGGGATAACAAATTAGATGTCATCAAACTATTAATAAAAGAAAGTAGACTATTTCCTCACAGAATAATGGAAGAAGACATCTATTTAACCAACCATTAA
- a CDS encoding DUF6702 family protein: MNTKKTILLLFIIPLLSFSAHKYYLSLTQIEYRSELHTVQITINVFIDDIEKALNKDYNIDLQLDTKKELKDNDVYFKKYLNQKLHLKIDDVSKTFNYIGKEYDGDLVYFYLEIEDVTGVNTIEISNKILTTHFPQQQNLIKSKVGKKHKSILLNAKNDKGLLKF; encoded by the coding sequence ATGAATACTAAAAAAACTATTTTACTTTTATTTATAATTCCCCTTCTCTCCTTCTCTGCTCACAAGTACTATTTGAGCTTAACACAAATAGAATATAGAAGCGAATTACATACAGTACAAATAACAATAAATGTTTTTATTGATGATATAGAAAAAGCCTTAAACAAAGATTACAATATCGATTTACAATTAGATACCAAAAAAGAATTAAAAGATAATGATGTTTATTTTAAGAAATATCTAAATCAAAAATTACATTTAAAAATTGATGACGTTTCTAAAACCTTTAATTACATTGGTAAAGAGTACGATGGTGATTTAGTTTATTTCTATCTAGAAATAGAAGATGTTACTGGAGTAAATACCATAGAAATTTCAAATAAAATACTTACAACACATTTTCCTCAACAACAAAATTTAATAAAGTCTAAAGTGGGTAAAAAACACAAAAGTATTTTGTTAAATGCTAAAAATGATAAAGGTTTGTTAAAATTTTAA
- a CDS encoding M1 family metallopeptidase, which produces MKKITLLLLAVFFIGTATYAQEQNITKQGHTNQNKFKQLKDELATPNSQRTASGAPGVNYTQQKVDYVMDIVLDDENQKITGKETITYHNNSKDDLSYLWVQLDQNMRAKDSKTPDIQPNKIAKSISKTQFESTYDSEPFDGGFKITSVTNTNGSNLSHTINQTMMRINLPKPLASGETFSFKINWWYNINNHRTQGGRSGFEHFTENDNNNYVIAQFYPRLCVYDNVEGWQNGQFWGRSEFALEFGDFTVNITTPKDHMLGATGVLQNENDVFSKTELKRLAKARKTFDNPVVIRTQKEATKIEKSKSKETKTWKFIAKNVRDYAFATSRKFIWDAMAVDINGKTVMAYSLYSKEANPLYGEHSTRAVAQTLKTYSKYTFDYPYHKAISVDGQMGMEYPQICFNPGRPDADGTYSDRVKYRMIKVTIHEVGHNFFPMIVNSDERQWTWMDEGLNSYVEMQAELAYDKDFPITRGYPKNIVKYMAGDQSKIAPIMSKGDHVYEFGNNAYGKPATALWILRETIMGKELFDHAFRTYAQRWMFKHPTPADFFRTMEDASGVDLDWFWRGWFYTTDVTDIGIKGVKKYYTKANGENVDFIEDTTEGLAFSKAKSKKSKFHYEITYNKPGGLVMPIIVQFSYTDGTTERKVYPAQIWRYNDQEITKVFSSNKEVSKITIDPNQETADVDPSNNSWPKEQNNKFEKFKSKIKG; this is translated from the coding sequence ATGAAAAAAATTACATTACTCTTACTCGCTGTATTTTTTATTGGGACAGCTACGTATGCCCAAGAACAAAATATTACAAAACAGGGGCACACAAATCAAAACAAATTTAAACAACTTAAAGACGAACTAGCTACCCCAAATAGCCAAAGAACAGCTTCTGGTGCTCCAGGTGTAAATTACACGCAGCAAAAGGTGGATTATGTAATGGATATTGTTTTAGATGATGAAAATCAAAAAATAACAGGTAAAGAAACCATTACCTATCATAACAACTCTAAAGATGATTTATCATATTTATGGGTACAATTAGACCAAAATATGAGGGCTAAAGATTCTAAAACGCCAGATATTCAACCTAATAAAATTGCTAAAAGCATTAGTAAAACCCAGTTTGAGAGTACTTATGATTCTGAACCTTTTGATGGTGGTTTTAAAATTACAAGTGTAACAAACACAAACGGTAGCAACTTATCTCATACCATTAACCAAACAATGATGCGTATTAACTTACCAAAACCTTTGGCTTCTGGAGAAACTTTTTCTTTTAAAATAAATTGGTGGTACAATATTAATAACCACAGAACACAAGGTGGTCGTTCTGGATTTGAACATTTTACAGAAAATGACAATAACAATTATGTAATTGCACAGTTTTATCCAAGATTGTGTGTCTATGATAATGTAGAAGGATGGCAAAACGGTCAGTTTTGGGGAAGAAGCGAATTTGCTTTAGAATTTGGAGATTTTACGGTAAATATTACAACTCCCAAAGACCACATGTTAGGTGCAACGGGAGTTTTACAAAACGAAAATGATGTTTTTTCAAAAACAGAATTAAAAAGATTAGCAAAAGCTAGAAAAACTTTTGACAATCCTGTTGTTATTCGTACTCAAAAAGAAGCAACTAAAATTGAAAAAAGTAAATCTAAAGAAACTAAAACTTGGAAATTTATTGCTAAAAATGTACGTGATTATGCGTTTGCAACTTCAAGAAAGTTTATTTGGGATGCCATGGCAGTAGATATTAATGGTAAAACGGTAATGGCCTATTCTTTATATTCTAAAGAAGCAAATCCTTTATATGGGGAACACTCTACAAGAGCAGTTGCACAAACCTTAAAAACGTATTCTAAATATACGTTTGATTATCCGTATCATAAAGCAATTTCTGTAGACGGACAAATGGGAATGGAATACCCTCAAATTTGTTTCAATCCAGGAAGACCAGATGCAGACGGTACCTATTCTGATAGAGTAAAATACAGAATGATAAAAGTAACGATTCACGAAGTTGGTCATAACTTTTTTCCGATGATTGTAAATTCTGATGAAAGACAATGGACTTGGATGGACGAAGGTTTAAATTCTTATGTAGAAATGCAAGCAGAATTAGCGTATGATAAAGATTTCCCTATTACTAGAGGATATCCTAAAAATATTGTAAAATATATGGCAGGCGATCAATCTAAGATTGCTCCAATTATGTCTAAAGGAGATCATGTGTATGAATTTGGTAACAATGCGTACGGTAAACCTGCTACCGCCTTATGGATTTTAAGAGAAACAATTATGGGTAAAGAATTGTTTGACCATGCTTTTAGAACTTATGCACAACGTTGGATGTTTAAACACCCAACGCCTGCAGACTTTTTTAGAACAATGGAAGATGCCTCTGGTGTAGATTTAGATTGGTTTTGGAGGGGATGGTTTTACACTACAGATGTAACAGATATTGGTATTAAAGGTGTAAAAAAATACTACACAAAAGCAAATGGAGAAAACGTAGATTTTATAGAAGATACAACAGAAGGACTAGCATTTAGTAAAGCGAAAAGTAAAAAATCTAAATTCCACTACGAAATTACCTATAATAAACCAGGGGGATTAGTAATGCCAATTATTGTGCAATTTAGTTATACAGACGGTACAACAGAAAGAAAAGTATATCCTGCACAAATATGGAGATATAATGATCAAGAAATTACCAAAGTATTTTCTTCTAACAAAGAAGTTTCTAAAATTACTATAGATCCTAACCAAGAAACGGCAGATGTAGACCCATCTAACAATAGCTGGCCAAAAGAACAAAATAACAAGTTCGAAAAATTTAAAAGCAAAATAAAAGGATAA
- a CDS encoding M1 family metallopeptidase, whose product MKKLSLFMFSLFFVAAASFAQEKKEESKAPQGHTDQNKFRQLKDVLATPNDQHTASGAPGSQYSQQKVDYVMDIRLEESTNKIYGSEEITYHNNSKDALEYLWVQLDQNMRADDSKTPLAKSTGATPFITPENFKKEYMKESKGFGFNIEKVESNGKPLSHFINRTMMRINLPKPLASGDTFKFSIQWNYKINDINKDGGRSGLETFPDGNNNYTIAQFFPRLAVYNNVEGWQNMQFWGRSEFALEFGDYEVNLTVPADHIVDATGVLQNEKNVLTKTQRNRWEQARKSYDKPVIIVTQAEAEKAEKGRATKTKTWKFKAEKVRDFAFASSRKYIWDAMATKINGKTVMAVSLYPKEGNPLWEEHSTRAVAHTLIEYSKLTFDYPYPKAISVHSQRQGMEYPMICFNFGRPNPDGTYSDRTKKGMLGVIIHEVGHNFFPMIVNSDERQWTWMDEGLNSFVEILAEYSYDYDLFANNPAKEITRYMSGDQSNISPIMSQGDYVKQFGPNAYTKPAAGLFILRKTIMGPELFDHAFRTYAKRWMFKHPTPADFFRSMEDASAMDLDWFWRGWFYTTDVNDIGIKTVKPLYLTDKPNERVAKLKEQYKQYFDGLGELVYITDKKEDANAKAMDAHAEGKEIPAYMYAVEFEKPGGLIMPLIVELTYADGTKEKQTFPAQIWMKNDTSVKRVFASSQEIKSIQVDPDFETADVDTSNNSWPKKESNEFDKFKKRVKE is encoded by the coding sequence ATGAAAAAACTCTCTTTATTCATGTTTTCTTTATTTTTTGTTGCAGCAGCTAGTTTTGCGCAAGAAAAAAAAGAAGAAAGTAAAGCTCCCCAAGGACACACAGACCAAAATAAGTTTAGACAACTAAAAGATGTTTTGGCAACTCCTAACGATCAACATACTGCTTCAGGTGCTCCTGGAAGCCAATATAGTCAACAAAAAGTTGATTATGTAATGGACATTCGTTTAGAAGAAAGTACCAACAAAATTTATGGAAGCGAAGAAATTACATATCACAACAACTCTAAAGATGCTTTAGAATATTTATGGGTTCAGTTAGATCAAAATATGAGAGCCGATGATTCTAAAACACCTTTAGCAAAATCTACAGGGGCTACTCCTTTTATTACTCCAGAGAACTTTAAAAAAGAGTATATGAAAGAAAGCAAAGGCTTTGGTTTTAACATCGAAAAAGTAGAAAGTAATGGTAAGCCATTATCACACTTTATCAATAGAACCATGATGCGTATTAATTTACCTAAACCCTTAGCTTCTGGAGATACTTTTAAATTTAGTATTCAATGGAATTATAAAATTAACGACATTAACAAAGATGGTGGTCGTTCTGGTTTAGAAACATTCCCTGACGGAAACAACAACTATACAATTGCTCAATTTTTTCCAAGATTAGCAGTATATAACAATGTAGAAGGATGGCAAAACATGCAATTCTGGGGACGTTCTGAATTTGCTTTAGAATTTGGAGATTACGAAGTTAACTTAACCGTACCTGCAGATCATATTGTAGATGCAACTGGTGTTTTACAAAACGAAAAAAATGTTTTAACAAAAACGCAACGTAATCGTTGGGAACAAGCAAGAAAATCTTACGACAAACCTGTAATAATTGTAACACAAGCAGAAGCTGAAAAAGCAGAAAAAGGACGTGCTACAAAAACTAAAACTTGGAAATTTAAAGCAGAAAAAGTAAGAGATTTTGCTTTTGCATCTTCTAGAAAATATATTTGGGATGCCATGGCAACCAAAATAAATGGTAAAACAGTAATGGCCGTTTCTTTATACCCTAAAGAAGGTAATCCGTTATGGGAAGAACACTCTACAAGAGCTGTGGCACATACTTTAATTGAGTACTCTAAATTAACATTCGATTATCCTTACCCTAAAGCTATTTCTGTACATTCTCAAAGACAAGGAATGGAATATCCTATGATTTGTTTCAACTTTGGGCGTCCAAACCCAGACGGAACCTATTCTGACAGAACTAAAAAAGGAATGTTAGGTGTAATTATACACGAAGTAGGACATAACTTTTTTCCGATGATTGTAAATTCTGATGAAAGACAATGGACTTGGATGGATGAAGGTTTAAATTCATTTGTAGAAATTTTAGCAGAATATAGTTATGATTATGATTTATTTGCAAATAACCCTGCAAAAGAAATTACAAGATATATGAGCGGAGACCAAAGTAACATCTCTCCTATTATGTCTCAAGGTGATTATGTAAAACAATTTGGACCTAATGCATACACCAAGCCTGCAGCAGGTTTATTTATATTGCGTAAAACAATTATGGGACCAGAGTTATTTGACCATGCATTTAGAACTTACGCTAAAAGATGGATGTTTAAACACCCTACTCCTGCAGATTTCTTTAGATCTATGGAAGATGCTTCTGCAATGGATTTAGATTGGTTTTGGAGAGGTTGGTTTTATACTACAGATGTAAATGACATAGGTATTAAAACAGTAAAACCATTATATTTAACAGATAAACCTAATGAAAGAGTTGCCAAGTTAAAAGAACAATACAAACAATATTTTGATGGCTTAGGTGAGTTAGTATATATTACTGATAAAAAAGAAGATGCCAACGCAAAAGCAATGGATGCCCATGCAGAAGGAAAAGAAATACCTGCTTATATGTATGCCGTAGAGTTTGAAAAACCAGGAGGTTTAATTATGCCACTAATTGTAGAGTTAACCTATGCTGATGGTACAAAAGAAAAACAGACATTTCCTGCTCAAATTTGGATGAAAAATGATACTTCTGTAAAAAGAGTATTTGCTTCATCACAAGAAATTAAAAGCATACAAGTAGATCCTGATTTTGAAACTGCTGATGTAGATACATCTAACAACAGTTGGCCAAAGAAAGAATCTAATGAGTTTGATAAATTTAAAAAAAGAGTAAAAGAATAA
- the cysK gene encoding cysteine synthase A — MKIDNILESIGNTPVVRLAKLFPDANVWMKLEKANPGGSIKDRIALAMIEDAEKRNLINKDTEIIEPTSGNTGIGLAMVAAIKNYKLTLVMPESMSLERRALMKAYGANLVLTPKELGLGGTIAKAKEMVADNKNSWMPSQFTNPANPQIHYNTTAIEVVNDFPEGLDYLITGVGTGGHITGMAEVLKETFPTIKVLAVEPKDSAIISGDKPGPHALQGIGPGFFPEVFNSDLIDGAIKITKEEAFTEVRNIAKAEGILVGISTGASLAAVRKQLQTLKGEETILTMNYDTGERYLSIEGLLTE, encoded by the coding sequence ATGAAAATTGATAATATTTTAGAATCCATTGGTAATACACCTGTGGTAAGATTAGCTAAATTATTTCCAGATGCTAATGTTTGGATGAAACTTGAAAAAGCGAATCCTGGAGGAAGCATTAAAGATAGAATTGCACTTGCAATGATAGAAGATGCCGAAAAAAGAAACCTTATAAACAAAGATACAGAAATTATAGAACCAACTTCTGGTAACACAGGTATTGGTTTGGCAATGGTAGCTGCCATTAAAAATTACAAACTTACACTTGTAATGCCAGAATCTATGTCTCTAGAAAGACGTGCTTTAATGAAAGCCTACGGTGCGAACCTTGTATTAACTCCTAAAGAATTAGGTTTGGGTGGTACTATTGCAAAAGCAAAAGAAATGGTTGCCGATAATAAAAATTCGTGGATGCCTTCTCAATTTACAAACCCTGCAAACCCACAAATACATTATAATACAACAGCAATAGAGGTTGTTAACGACTTTCCGGAAGGATTAGATTATTTAATTACTGGTGTTGGTACAGGTGGACATATTACTGGTATGGCAGAAGTTTTAAAAGAAACATTTCCTACCATAAAAGTACTTGCCGTAGAACCAAAAGATTCTGCAATTATTTCTGGAGATAAACCAGGGCCACATGCTTTACAAGGTATCGGACCAGGTTTCTTTCCAGAAGTATTTAATTCAGATTTAATTGACGGTGCTATTAAAATTACCAAAGAAGAAGCTTTTACAGAAGTTAGAAATATAGCCAAAGCAGAAGGTATTTTAGTAGGTATTTCTACAGGTGCATCTTTAGCTGCCGTTAGAAAACAATTACAAACCTTAAAAGGAGAAGAAACAATACTAACTATGAATTATGATACTGGAGAACGTTACCTTTCTATAGAAGGTCTTTTAACAGAATAA
- a CDS encoding cation diffusion facilitator family transporter, with protein MNNEESAIKTTYFSLISNFILAIIKGLAGFFGNSYALIADAIESTTDIFASFLVLLGFKYAKRPADENHPYGHGKIEPLITFGIVAFLVVSATVIAYKSILNIQSPQKIPKTWTLIVLAVIIIWKEISFQIVIKKSKLTNSTSLKADAWHHRSDAITSVMAFIGISIAIIFGKGFEAADDWAALFAAGFILYNSYLILRPALGEVMDEQLYDDLILEIRKKSIEVPGILNTEKCFIRKSGMKFHVDLHAIVNSEISVKVGHDIAHHLKDYLQAEIPNLGHILIHIEPNTKKG; from the coding sequence ATGAATAACGAAGAAAGCGCCATAAAGACAACTTACTTTAGCCTGATATCTAATTTTATTTTAGCAATAATAAAAGGTCTTGCGGGTTTTTTTGGTAATTCTTACGCGCTAATTGCAGATGCTATTGAATCTACCACAGATATTTTTGCTTCCTTTTTAGTTTTACTGGGTTTTAAATACGCAAAACGTCCTGCGGATGAAAACCATCCTTACGGACACGGAAAAATAGAGCCTTTAATTACCTTTGGTATTGTAGCTTTTTTGGTGGTTTCCGCTACTGTAATTGCCTACAAAAGTATTCTAAACATTCAGTCTCCTCAAAAAATTCCAAAAACATGGACTTTAATTGTATTAGCCGTAATAATAATTTGGAAAGAAATTTCATTTCAAATTGTAATCAAGAAAAGTAAACTAACTAATAGTACCTCACTTAAAGCAGATGCTTGGCACCATAGAAGTGATGCTATTACATCTGTGATGGCTTTTATTGGTATTTCTATAGCTATTATATTTGGCAAAGGGTTTGAAGCTGCTGATGATTGGGCAGCATTATTTGCGGCGGGTTTTATTTTATACAATAGTTACTTAATTTTAAGACCTGCTTTAGGTGAGGTAATGGATGAACAATTGTATGACGACCTTATTCTTGAAATTAGAAAAAAATCAATAGAAGTTCCAGGGATTTTAAACACAGAAAAATGTTTTATCAGAAAATCTGGAATGAAATTTCACGTAGATTTACATGCCATTGTAAACAGCGAGATTTCTGTAAAAGTAGGACATGACATTGCGCATCATTTAAAAGACTACTTACAAGCAGAAATACCCAATTTAGGACATATATTAATTCATATAGAACCTAACACAAAAAAAGGTTAG
- the ftsY gene encoding signal recognition particle-docking protein FtsY, with product MSFFKRIFSKEKKETLDKGLEKSKESFFGKLTKAVAGKSKVDDDVLDNLEEILVASDVGVSTTLKIIDRIEARVAKDKYVGTDELNRILREEIAGLLSETNIGNETEFTIPEGKKPYVIMVVGVNGVGKTTTIGKLASQFKKQGLKVVLGAADTFRAAAIDQLQVWADRTDVPIVRQEMGSDPASVAFDTLKSAVTQNADVVIIDTAGRLHNKVNLMNELTKIKRVMQKVVDNSPHEVLLVLDGSTGQNAFEQAKQFTLATEVSSLAVTKLDGTAKGGVVIGISDQFKIPVKYIGVGEGIDDLQVFNKYEFVDSFFK from the coding sequence ATGAGTTTTTTTAAAAGAATATTTTCAAAAGAGAAAAAAGAAACCTTAGACAAAGGATTAGAAAAGTCTAAAGAAAGTTTTTTTGGCAAGTTAACAAAAGCAGTTGCAGGTAAATCTAAGGTAGATGATGATGTTTTAGATAATTTAGAAGAGATTTTAGTAGCATCAGATGTTGGTGTAAGCACAACTCTTAAAATTATAGATAGAATAGAAGCCAGAGTTGCTAAAGATAAATACGTTGGTACAGATGAGTTAAACAGAATTCTTCGCGAAGAAATTGCGGGTCTTTTGTCTGAAACAAATATTGGCAATGAAACTGAATTTACAATCCCAGAAGGTAAAAAACCTTATGTAATAATGGTTGTTGGTGTAAACGGAGTTGGTAAAACAACAACTATTGGTAAATTAGCAAGCCAGTTTAAAAAACAAGGTTTAAAGGTTGTTTTAGGAGCCGCAGATACTTTTAGAGCAGCTGCAATAGATCAATTACAAGTTTGGGCAGACAGAACAGATGTACCAATTGTACGTCAAGAAATGGGGTCAGATCCTGCTTCTGTAGCATTTGATACTTTAAAATCTGCCGTTACTCAAAATGCAGATGTTGTAATTATAGATACTGCTGGTCGTTTACATAACAAAGTCAATTTAATGAATGAGTTGACAAAGATTAAACGTGTAATGCAAAAAGTAGTAGACAATTCTCCTCATGAAGTTTTGCTGGTTTTAGATGGATCTACGGGGCAAAATGCTTTTGAACAAGCCAAACAATTTACCTTAGCAACAGAAGTTAGTTCTTTAGCCGTTACCAAATTAGATGGCACAGCAAAAGGTGGAGTTGTAATTGGTATTTCAGATCAATTTAAAATACCTGTAAAATATATTGGAGTAGGAGAAGGTATAGATGATTTACAAGTATTTAATAAATACGAATTTGTAGATTCTTTCTTCAAATAA
- a CDS encoding DUF4295 domain-containing protein, which translates to MAKKTVASLQTSSKRLSKAIKMVKSPKSGAYTFVETIIAPEKVNDFLAKK; encoded by the coding sequence ATGGCAAAAAAAACAGTAGCATCGTTACAGACATCTTCAAAAAGATTATCAAAAGCTATTAAGATGGTAAAGTCTCCAAAATCAGGAGCTTATACATTTGTAGAAACGATCATAGCACCAGAAAAAGTAAACGACTTTTTAGCAAAAAAGTAA
- the rpmG gene encoding 50S ribosomal protein L33, whose translation MAKKGNRVQVILECTEHKATGLAGTSRYITTKNKKNTPDRMEIKKFNPILKKMTVHKEIK comes from the coding sequence ATGGCAAAAAAAGGAAACAGAGTTCAGGTAATTTTAGAATGTACAGAGCACAAAGCAACAGGTTTAGCAGGTACTTCTAGATACATTACAACTAAGAACAAAAAGAACACTCCAGATAGAATGGAAATTAAAAAATTCAATCCTATCTTAAAGAAAATGACTGTTCACAAAGAAATTAAATAA
- the rpmB gene encoding 50S ribosomal protein L28 has product MSRVCELTGKKAMVGNNVSHALNRTKRKFDANLMTKRFYIPEEDKWITLKVSASALKNINKKGISTVIKEARANGFLTK; this is encoded by the coding sequence ATGTCTAGAGTTTGTGAATTAACAGGAAAAAAAGCAATGGTTGGGAACAATGTATCTCACGCTTTAAATAGAACTAAGAGAAAGTTTGACGCTAATCTAATGACCAAGCGTTTTTATATCCCAGAAGAAGATAAATGGATAACATTAAAAGTATCTGCTTCTGCATTAAAAAATATTAACAAGAAAGGAATTTCTACAGTTATAAAAGAAGCGAGAGCTAACGGATTTTTAACTAAATAA